The region GCTCGCCACGAACACACTCGCCGCCTGCAGACTGACCTCGGCGCCCCCTCGAACGGCGATCCCGACCTCGGCGGCGGCCAGCGACGCGGCATCGTTCGCGCCATCACCCACCATCAACACGGGCGACTGCGTTTTGTCGCTGACGATGGCCAATTTGTCTTCCGGTGATAGATCTCCCCGGGCCCGGTCAGCTTCGATTCCAAGCTGCCTCGCGACATCCTGGACCACGACCGGGTGATCCCCCGAAAGAATGCCCGTTTTCCAGCCCCGACGACGAAACGATTCGATCATCGCCGCCGCGTCAGGCTTTAAACGATCGGCCACTCCAATGACAGCCAACGCGATGGTATCGATTCCAACGATAATCGGTGAAATCCCCTGTTCGCTACAACGAGCGATCGCCGCGACAACGTCCTCGGTCATCGTGATGCCGTGGCGATCAAATAATCCCCGATTTCCGATCGTCACCGTTCGGCCTTCGACGCGACCGACGACACCACCGACCAGGACTTCGACATCAGAAGCGATCGCGTTCGCTTTCTGGCCGGACAATTCGGCTTCGCGGATGATCGCATCAGCAATCGGATGACGACATTCCTGTTCGATCGCCGCCGCATCCGCCAATATCTCAACCGGTCCGAAAACCAGTTCCGCCCGCGGTCGCCCTTCGGTCAGGGTTCCGGTTTTATCGAACCATGCCACCCCGGGTTTGCCCAGCTTTGCAAACACATCGCCGTCTCGGATCAGAACCTTTCGTTTCGCGGCGCGTCCCAGTGTGACCGCAACCGCCAGCGGGGTCGCCAGGGCGAGTGCACACGGGCAGGCAACGATCAACAGTGAAGTCGCATTTGCCGTTGCCAGATCGAGCCCATACGGCAACCACACCACAAAGGCGACGATCGCCAGCAAGGTCACGACGACAACGAAGACTCCTCCGATTCGATCGGCCAACTGAACAATCGGCGTTCGTCGCTGCATCGCCGATTCGACCGACTGCATGACTTGTCCGATTCGACTTTCGTTCCCTATCGCAGTGACTTCGACATCAATCGGCCGAGATAAGTTGACGGTGCCCGCGGTGACTTCTTCGCCAACCGAAACGGAAACGGGCACGCTTTCACCGGTCAGCAAAGAGCGATCGATCGACGTTTGTCCGGCGCGAACGATCCCATCGACGGGCAGGCTTTCGCCGGCGACAACGCGAATGATCTGTCCCGGCGAAAGCGCCGAAGTCAGGACCATCCGTCCGGAACCTTCCACCTGGTCAGCGGCGTCTTTGGAAACGTGTTCGGCAGTTTCGTCACCGGAACAAATCAAGCGAGCATGCTGGGGCGTGATCCGCAACAACAAGTCGACCGCGTTAGCCGCATGGTATTGACGACGAAACTGAATCCAACGTCCGATCAACAGCAAGAACACTAGCATCGCTAGCGAATCGAAATAAATTTCACCACTGTCGATGATCGCATGATAGAGTCCGACGATCGAGCCGACTGAAAGCCCCAACGCGACCGGCAGATCCATGTGAGGCGTTCGTGTCCGAATCGATGCCAACGCACTGACAAAGAAGGTACGCCCGGGAACCAAGACCGACGTCACGCCAAGCACGGTCCCCGCGATCCGCAAGAACAAACGGTGATCGGCGGCCACACCCGACGCGTCACCGGCGTACAGGGCAACGGCAATCCACATCGCATTGGCGGCACAAAAACCGGCGATTGCGATCTGCATCAGCATCTTTCGGTTCTCGGCCCGAAAGCGATCGACCGGTTCGGATGTCAGTGGTGCAAGTCCGTAGCCAAGTTTTGCGATCAGACGCGCGATCTCGCTAAGCTTGATCCGTTGCGGGTCAAACACAAGTTGCGTGGTGTGGTGATTCAGTTTGACTCGCGCGAGCAACCAACCATCGGTGCGTGAGGCAACATTTTCGATCAACCAGGCGCACGCGGCACAGTGCAAACCGACGATAGAGAGCTCCGTCGCCATCGTCCCATCATCGAGCGGACGCGGCGTCGAGGATCCCAGGAACAATTCATCATCGAACGATTCCCATCCGCCGGACGACGTGTCTTGGACCGAACCGGCGACGGTGTTCTGATCACGAATCGCGTAATAGGCATCGAGTCCCCAGCCGTGGATCAACTGGTAAGCTTGGCGGCACCCGTTGCAACAAAAGACGTCGTTGGGATCGGTGTCTGAGCGACACGGGGTTGCTAAACCACAATGTACACAGGGCAGTTCGCACCGTTTGCCGGTCGACTCGGACGTTGATTGTGATAGGGAATGACTTGGCGTTGCCACGATCGATCGCCCGAAAAACCTACGGATTAACTCGGCAGCAAGGCGGCAGCTTTTCGTCGGTTTGGTCGACTTGTTCGAGCAACGAACCTTCGGAAGCCAATTCGTCGAAACGTTCGAATCCGGCGAACCCACGGCCCGACGCGGTGAACAGTCCGGCGGTGATTAGAAAGACAGCAGCCACTGCCGGCACCAACTTGACAAATCGCTGAGACAGCAAACGCACTCCTGCGACAAGAGCCGTCAGTGCGGGCACGCTGCCCAACCAAAAGGCCGACATCACCACCGCCCCACCGATGGGCGATCCCGTCCCGGCGGCGATCAACGCAAACAGATACAACCAACCGCAAGGCAGCAGCGTCGTTAGCAGGCCCGTCGCGAAGGCCCGCCAAAGCACCGGCAATCCAAAAATATACGGACGCAGCTTGACCAACACTTTGCCGACCGCAGACGGTGTTGCGACCTTCGAAGTTGACGCCGGCCACCAAAGGCTGACCAGTTTGTAAAGCCCGATCAACACCATCGCGGTTCCGACGAAACGTGCCGCGGCGACTTGAATGCCGACCATGCCGCCACCGCTATCGATCAGACTGCCGATCAACCCGGCAACCGCTCCGGCGATCGCGTAGGTCACCAAGCGTCCGAGGTGATACAGCGTCGTCGACGCGGCCATCGTTTTTTTGCCAACTTTGTCACCGCTACCGCTGGCCCAAATCGCCAAGGGGCCACACATACCGACGCAGTGCAAACTTCCCATCACACTGGCCGTTACCACGGCGGTTGCCAGAACGACTAAAGGTGTCATCAGTCGGCCTCGATTTGAAACGTCATCGATTGAGTCATCGGTTCGGGGCCGCCTTCGATCGAAAGTTCCAACTGCCACAGCCCTGCCGCCGCAGCCGGTGCGAGGACGATGTAGCGTCCTCGTTCGGCATAATTGAACGTGACCTCGACGGCTTCGTCGGCATGGGCGTGATGATACAGCTTGCCGGTGATCGTTAGCTGATCAAGCGTCGCGTCTTCTCGGGTGTCGTCGATCGATAGTTCCAGTGCCCGCATGCCGCGTTGATCGGCGATGTCAGAGGGCTTCAGCTCGATCATCCAACCGAGACGATCGGCGGCGAGCGCCGCCTTGCGAGACTCGTCCCATCGCAGTGCTTCCTTGTGATAGTTCGGCACGACCGCAAAGGCCGGATCGCCGATCGCCAGATGGATCACCGATCCCATGATGACGCTTTGAATCAAAAACAAAAACAGCACCAACGAAATGTAGAACCGCTTCGCTCGTTTCTCTGCAGACTGCATGTCGGCGGCCTGCATCTCAGCTCGCTGTGGATTGGACGCCCCCGTGTTGTTCTGGTCCATTAACTCGGTCCCAAAAGAAAGAACTCGACGTCGCGTTCGTTTTCGCCGCCGTCGTTGATTGTGATCGCAACTTCTTTGCGTCCGGAGCCGCGGGTCAGACGACTGTCAAAGGTGATATTGATCGGCACCAGCACGGACTTGCCTGGCACCAACGTCATTTTGTCTTCGTCCATCACCTCGATCCCCAGCCCCAGTTCTGGCGCGGCGGTGATCGAATAGGTCTGTTCCTGGTCGGTTCGGTTGACCAATCGCATTCGGAATTGATTGACCACTTCCAAACTAGGCAACATCGTGAACGGCGATCCCGGCTGGCGAATGATTCGAGCGTCAAAACCCGACTTGGTCGAAATCGCGAACACAAGACCAGACATCAGACCTAATAAGATCAGCGGATAGACGATGGTCCGTGCCCGAAACATCCGTCGGACTTTCCCGGCGATTGAATCCTGTGAGCTGTATCGAATCAATCCGGTGGGTGACCCCACCTTTTCCATTACCGAATCGCAAGCATCGATGCACTGAGTGCAGTTAATACACTCCATCTGCAATCCCTTGCGGATATCGATGCCGGTCGGACAGACCACCACGCACTGGTTGCAGTCGACACAATCGCCGACGTTTTCACCTTCCAGATGCTTGCCCTTCTTTCGTGGTTCACCGCGGACATGGTCATATGCGACGACCATCGATTGTTCGTCCAGCATGACCGATTGAAACCGTCCATAAGGACAGGCGATCAAACACAACTGCTCGCGGAAGAACATGAAATCGAACAGCATCAAACCGACCGTGAACACCATCACCAGGAACGGCATGGGGTGTTCGATCGGCGAGCGTCGCACCCATTCGGAAAGCCGGTCGACGCCAACGAAGTAGGCTAAAAAGGTGTGTGCAAGAAACGCACAGAGGACAAAGTAAACGGCGAAACGAGCGACTTGTAAGGCGCCGCTGACGGCGTGCCGTGGTTTGCCACCTTTGCCCTTCGTGCCTTCGAACAATCGATCGATCGGCCGGAACAGAAATTCCATGTAAACGGTTTGTGGGCAAGCCCAACCACACCAGACCCGTCCGGCGATGGCGGTGACGAGCACAATGCTGACAAAGACCGTCAGGATCAGCAGTGCCAGCAGCAGCGTGTCGGTCGGCAAGAACGTTCGACCGAAAATCGTGAATTGGCGGGCGGCGATGTCCAGCAGCACCAACGGTTTGCCGTTGATGCTTAGGTGCGGGATGGCGACAAAGATCACCATCAGGATGTAAGCGACGACGCGTCGTTTGTGCCACCAGAAACCGGTCGACAGCCGCGGCCGAAGCCAACGACGACTGCCGTCTTTCTCCAGCGTGCTCAGGACATGCTCGGGAGCGTCCAGCAGTGCATCATTGTCGGGGACAGTCTTGGTGGTCATCTTACATCTCGGGGTTTGAGTTACGCTGGTCCCTCTGCGTCAGCCTCCTCTCCTTCGCCTCCCTCGGTTGTCTCTGCGTCGTCGGCCGGAACATCAGGCCAAGGTGCGATCTGACGACCTTCGGCGGGTCGTCCGTCGACATTGTTGCCGCGCATCTTGGCGACATAGGCTGAAACGAGAACCATCTCATTGATGTGCAAGCGATTGGACCATTTCGGCATCGCACCGTTGCCGGCGCCGTTGGCAATCACCATTCCGATGTCGCCGATCTCGGCGACGTTCTTGTAAAAATCATCGGTCAAGTTCGGTCCGACTTTACCTTCGCCCTCGCGTCCATGGCACGACACGCAATTGGCACGAAAGACCGCTTCACCGACCTTCACCCAACTATCCTTGCCCATGAACTTGGCGATGGTCGGACCGTCGAGTTTCAACTCGCCGATTTCCTCGAATTGCAATCGAGTATTTTCCGCCAACGCGACGTTGTAGGAATCTTCGAGCGATCGGCCTTTGGTTCCACTGTGATAGAACACCCAATAGAACGGACAAAACACGATCGAAGCGATGAACAACCACTTCCACCAACCGGGCAGCGGATTGTCGTACTCTTCGATGCCGTCGTAGGCGTGATCAGTTTTTGGAGTCTCACTCACTGCGGGGGTCCTCGGGTTGATCGCTAAGTGGAATCGATGCGAATCGGTCCGTCGCACTATTGCTCAACCGAAACGCCGCGAAGAAGACCAACGCGAACGTCCCCACGAAGAGCGCCAAAGCGATCTCGGCACAGACCGAATAATCGAGGGACGAAACTAAATCTCGAATCATGATGGATGCTTACCAAAGGTCATCGAACCGGCGGTCGGCCGATCCGCTTGATTGATCAATGTTCAAACACTGAAAACGTTCGCCTAACGAACACGTCTAACGGGTCGCGCTCTCCGCTCCGGCGGTGATTTCGGCGACATCCGCGTCGGCCTCGGCGGCCGCCTCTTCGCCACCTTCCGCGTCGGCGTTTTCGGGTTCAGGCGTCTTAAACAAATCGACTCCGATCCGCTGCAGGTACGCAATCAGCGCCACCGCCTGCCGGTCCATTGTGTTGGCCGGTCCGCCCTGGGAAACAATTTCCGCGGCGATCCGTTCGGCTTGCTTGTAAGCGACCTCTTCGGTGTTGTGTAAATCGTCGTCGCTATACGGGGCACCGAGGTGCCACGCTGCTTTGACGTGCGGTGCGATTGCGCTGAACTTCAATTCGGAATCCAGCAAGTGTCGGTAGCTCGGCATCACCGAACCTGGCGACACCTCTTCGGGATTCTCGAAGTGACGCCAGTGCCAGAAGCTACTTTGTCGACCGCCTTCACGGGCCAAGTCGGGGCCGATACGACGACTGCCCCACTGGAACGGACGATCGTAAACGAACTCGCCCGGCTTGCTGTATTCACCATAGCGCTTGGTTTCCGCCACCATCGGACGGATCATCTGCGAGTGGCAGTTGTAACAGCCTTCGGAGACGTAAATGTGACGGCCGTAAAGCTCCAGCGGCGTGTAGGGTTCTACCGTCGCGATCGTCGGCACGTTGGACCGAATGAGGAACGTCGGGATCAGTTCGAACAACGTCGCACTGACCACCGCGATGGTCACCAGGATGGTGAAGGTCACCGGCAAACGTTCCCAGCGACGGTGCCAACCCATCTTGGCCCACACCGACATGCCTTTCCCCAAGTCCAACATCGGGACGTCTTTGTATTCGTCATCCTTCGTTTCCGGCTTCGAATCGCGATAGCTTTTGCTAAGTGGCGCGGCGGTGTAGACGGGCACTTCGTAGGTCGATGGGCGACCGAACCAAGTCATCAACGTATTGACGCACAACATGCAGACGCCGGCGACGTATAACAATCCGCCGAGCACACGCAACCACCAAAGCACGACGATCGATTGAACCGTTTCGACAAAGTCGGGGTACATCAGGTTGCCCGTCTCGTCCATCGCTCGCCACATCAAACCCTGCATCAAACCGGCGGCATAAATCGGGATGATGTAAAGTAATATGCCGATCGTCCCGGTCCAGAAGTGCAAGCTGACCAGCTTGTCACTCCAAATCTTGGTTTGATAAATCCGCGGCAATAACCAGTACAGCATCCCGAACGCCATGAACCCGTTCCAGCCGAGTGCCCCCGAGTGAACGTGGGCGATCGTCCAGTCGGTGTAGTGGCTCAGTGCGTTGACCGACTTGACCGACAGCAACGGGCCTTCAAACGTTGCCATGCCGTAGAACGTCACGCCGACGACGAAGAATTTTAACACCGGGTCCGCGGCAACCTTGTGCCATGCACCGCGCAAGGTCAACAAACCGTTGATCATCCCGCCCCAACTGGGCATCCAAAGCATGACGCTAAAGAGCATCCCCAGTGTGCTAGCCCATTCCGGTAGCGCGGTGTAGTGCAAGTGGTGAGGTCCGGCCCAGATATAAATGAAGACCAACGACCAAAAGTGAATGATGCTCAAGCGATAGCTGAAGACCGGACGGTCGGCCGCCTTGGGCAGGAAGTAGTACATCAAACCGAGAAACGGCGTGGTCAAAAAGAACGCCACCGCGTTGTGACCGTACCACCACTGCATGAACGCGTCCTGAACACCCGCGTAAACGCTGTAACCTTTGAACCAACCGGCGGGAACGCACAAGTTGTTGAACACGTGCAGCACCGCGACGGTGATGATCGTCGCGATGTAAAACCAAAGCGCGACATACATGTGACGCTCGCGACGCTTGATCAACGTCATCAAGAAGTTGCCGCCGAAAATGAACAGCCATACGACCGCGATCAGCAAGTCAATCGGCCACTCCAGCTCCGCGTACTCGCGACTCTGTGTGATTCCAAAAGGAATCGTCGCCGCGGCCAGCACAATGATTAACTGCCACCCCCAAAAGTGAAGCCGACTGAGCACGTCGCTCCACATCCGCGCCTTGCACAATCGCTGAGTGCTGTAATAGACGGCCGCGAAGATCGCGTTGCCGGCGAACGCAAAAATTGCCGCATTGGTGTGCAGCGGACGCAGCCGTGCGAAGGTCAGATACGGAACGCCTTCGGTCGCACTCGGCATGACCAGCAGCACCGCCACGATCACTCCGACAAGCGTCGCAACAAGTGCCCAAAGGATGGTCGCGGTCGCGAATAGCCGAACGATCGCATCGTCATAGCTGAACGACTCTAACGCGCCTGATCCGCCAGCCGTCTTGGCCATCGAGGAATCAGTTTGCCCGACTTCAGTGTCCGAGGAGGTGGCACTGCTAGTTTCCATCGCAACGATAATCTGTATGGCGGGGAATAGAGGCAGCGAAAAACGGTTGCCCGTGACCGAGCTGCCTGTGAGAGGAACACAATATTTCTAACAAATCATGCCGCGATCTTAGAGCGACATTCGTGGTTAACTAGTCCATCGCGGCGATACGCCGCAAACCCAATGGCGTTCGTGACGCTTTGCCGCACAAAAGCCGTGGTTTAAAACAACGCAAGGTGTTGATAAAGCGTGTTTTCGAGCACAATCTCGACACCGCACGTGCCCTATCGCACACTGTCAACCACGACGGTCAAAACGTGTCGTTTCGTTGTCGGTCGGATCGTTTCTGAACCTCGACTTCACCATCAGACGACGAGCCAACACACCTTCATTCGGCGACCGAACTGTAGATTGATTAGTCTCATTAGCTAGAGAGGGTGATCAGCAAACAGACCGATCTTCGAATCGACTGGTTTGATCATTCGCCCAAGCCGCCATCGTACCACAGCCGCGTAGGGCGATCAGACCCTACCGTCAGCCTGTCCCCGGACCTACCCGCCAATGCGTTTCCGATTCATCACTCGCCCCCAGACGAATTCGACGAATTCTTCGGTATGCAAGTTTTCAACAAGCCGGCTTCGGACGGACAGGCGAACATCCACTTTCGATTCGATCGCATTGCTTCTGCTGTTCGCCAGTCTTGGGTGTACGCCCGCCACTGATACACCCGCCCCCGACACACCCGCCGAGCCACCGGAGCTTGCGCGGCATGAGCCATTGCGAGAAAACGACAAACGTCATCCGGAGGCGACAGTTGCGACTCAATTGGCCGCGGGACGTTCCGGCCAATCGGACCGACTTGAATTCCGGGCAACCGTGATCGACGATCGAGCTTTCGAGGCAATCGGCGGCAAAGACACCTGGTTAAAGACCGTCATTGCCGATCGAGGAAAGGTCACCGATGAAGGCCTGAAATCGATCGCCGCCTTGCCTCACCTGACCCACCTCCGCCTCCGCCAGTCACCGATCAGCGACGTGGGCATGCGATTGCTAGCTGAGGCCCCAAAGCTTCAGATTTTAAATTTGCCCCAGTGCGACGCCACTGCCGAAGGCGTCGCTTCGCTTGCGTCGCTTAAATCCCTTCGCAACCTTCGGCTCGGAGGAACGCGGCTGACCGCCGAAACCGCCCCAGCGATCGGGCAACTCAAAAGCCTGCGGGCCCTGCATCTGATCGGCGTGCCCATCGACGATGCGGGTCTGCGTGAAATCGCCGCCTTACCGCATTTGCGTTCGCTTTACCTTGATGACGCGAAGGTCAGCGATGACGGCTGGACCTGGTTCCAAGAAAACCACCCGCAAATTCACGTCCATGTCAATCAACGACATTTGGACCGCTCGATCCCCGATCATGACCAACCGGATTGACACAAGATCACCCGAGCAACCTGGCACCCCTTTTGTCACACGGGCTTTCGCTCGCCTGCCCGGATCGGCGAGGTCGCCGAAGTCGTCTAAAATCGTCCGTGCCGACCCCCGGAACGACCGACACAGTTTCCAACCGCATCACCGATAATGGATTTCTATGAGCGAACGAATCAAAACGCTGACGAAGCAACTCGATGAAATCGGCGCCGACGCGTTCTATGTCGTCGACGAGATCAATGTCCGTTACCTGACCGGTTTCACCGGCGACAGTTCGTCACTGTTGATCAGCCGCAGCGGGGCGTTGATGCTGAGCGACGGCCGATATAAGGAACAACTTGACGAAGAATGCCCTGGCTTGCGTTACGAAATCAAGTCGCCGTCACAGCGTCCCGACGCCTTTACCGCCGACGT is a window of Roseiconus lacunae DNA encoding:
- a CDS encoding heavy metal translocating P-type ATPase produces the protein MATPSHSLSQSTSESTGKRCELPCVHCGLATPCRSDTDPNDVFCCNGCRQAYQLIHGWGLDAYYAIRDQNTVAGSVQDTSSGGWESFDDELFLGSSTPRPLDDGTMATELSIVGLHCAACAWLIENVASRTDGWLLARVKLNHHTTQLVFDPQRIKLSEIARLIAKLGYGLAPLTSEPVDRFRAENRKMLMQIAIAGFCAANAMWIAVALYAGDASGVAADHRLFLRIAGTVLGVTSVLVPGRTFFVSALASIRTRTPHMDLPVALGLSVGSIVGLYHAIIDSGEIYFDSLAMLVFLLLIGRWIQFRRQYHAANAVDLLLRITPQHARLICSGDETAEHVSKDAADQVEGSGRMVLTSALSPGQIIRVVAGESLPVDGIVRAGQTSIDRSLLTGESVPVSVSVGEEVTAGTVNLSRPIDVEVTAIGNESRIGQVMQSVESAMQRRTPIVQLADRIGGVFVVVVTLLAIVAFVVWLPYGLDLATANATSLLIVACPCALALATPLAVAVTLGRAAKRKVLIRDGDVFAKLGKPGVAWFDKTGTLTEGRPRAELVFGPVEILADAAAIEQECRHPIADAIIREAELSGQKANAIASDVEVLVGGVVGRVEGRTVTIGNRGLFDRHGITMTEDVVAAIARCSEQGISPIIVGIDTIALAVIGVADRLKPDAAAMIESFRRRGWKTGILSGDHPVVVQDVARQLGIEADRARGDLSPEDKLAIVSDKTQSPVLMVGDGANDAASLAAAEVGIAVRGGAEVSLQAASVFVASGTLHSIAELLEASRSCNRLIGTAFAISLTYNVFAVLLAIFGFISPLIAAILMPISSISVLSVTLAWPTFRAKNVGELTR
- a CDS encoding sulfite exporter TauE/SafE family protein yields the protein MTPLVVLATAVVTASVMGSLHCVGMCGPLAIWASGSGDKVGKKTMAASTTLYHLGRLVTYAIAGAVAGLIGSLIDSGGGMVGIQVAAARFVGTAMVLIGLYKLVSLWWPASTSKVATPSAVGKVLVKLRPYIFGLPVLWRAFATGLLTTLLPCGWLYLFALIAAGTGSPIGGAVVMSAFWLGSVPALTALVAGVRLLSQRFVKLVPAVAAVFLITAGLFTASGRGFAGFERFDELASEGSLLEQVDQTDEKLPPCCRVNP
- a CDS encoding FixH family protein; the encoded protein is MDQNNTGASNPQRAEMQAADMQSAEKRAKRFYISLVLFLFLIQSVIMGSVIHLAIGDPAFAVVPNYHKEALRWDESRKAALAADRLGWMIELKPSDIADQRGMRALELSIDDTREDATLDQLTITGKLYHHAHADEAVEVTFNYAERGRYIVLAPAAAAGLWQLELSIEGGPEPMTQSMTFQIEAD
- the ccoG gene encoding cytochrome c oxidase accessory protein CcoG — protein: MTTKTVPDNDALLDAPEHVLSTLEKDGSRRWLRPRLSTGFWWHKRRVVAYILMVIFVAIPHLSINGKPLVLLDIAARQFTIFGRTFLPTDTLLLALLILTVFVSIVLVTAIAGRVWCGWACPQTVYMEFLFRPIDRLFEGTKGKGGKPRHAVSGALQVARFAVYFVLCAFLAHTFLAYFVGVDRLSEWVRRSPIEHPMPFLVMVFTVGLMLFDFMFFREQLCLIACPYGRFQSVMLDEQSMVVAYDHVRGEPRKKGKHLEGENVGDCVDCNQCVVVCPTGIDIRKGLQMECINCTQCIDACDSVMEKVGSPTGLIRYSSQDSIAGKVRRMFRARTIVYPLILLGLMSGLVFAISTKSGFDARIIRQPGSPFTMLPSLEVVNQFRMRLVNRTDQEQTYSITAAPELGLGIEVMDEDKMTLVPGKSVLVPINITFDSRLTRGSGRKEVAITINDGGENERDVEFFLLGPS
- a CDS encoding cbb3-type cytochrome c oxidase N-terminal domain-containing protein, translating into MSETPKTDHAYDGIEEYDNPLPGWWKWLFIASIVFCPFYWVFYHSGTKGRSLEDSYNVALAENTRLQFEEIGELKLDGPTIAKFMGKDSWVKVGEAVFRANCVSCHGREGEGKVGPNLTDDFYKNVAEIGDIGMVIANGAGNGAMPKWSNRLHINEMVLVSAYVAKMRGNNVDGRPAEGRQIAPWPDVPADDAETTEGGEGEEADAEGPA
- the ccoN gene encoding cytochrome-c oxidase, cbb3-type subunit I, which encodes MAKTAGGSGALESFSYDDAIVRLFATATILWALVATLVGVIVAVLLVMPSATEGVPYLTFARLRPLHTNAAIFAFAGNAIFAAVYYSTQRLCKARMWSDVLSRLHFWGWQLIIVLAAATIPFGITQSREYAELEWPIDLLIAVVWLFIFGGNFLMTLIKRRERHMYVALWFYIATIITVAVLHVFNNLCVPAGWFKGYSVYAGVQDAFMQWWYGHNAVAFFLTTPFLGLMYYFLPKAADRPVFSYRLSIIHFWSLVFIYIWAGPHHLHYTALPEWASTLGMLFSVMLWMPSWGGMINGLLTLRGAWHKVAADPVLKFFVVGVTFYGMATFEGPLLSVKSVNALSHYTDWTIAHVHSGALGWNGFMAFGMLYWLLPRIYQTKIWSDKLVSLHFWTGTIGILLYIIPIYAAGLMQGLMWRAMDETGNLMYPDFVETVQSIVVLWWLRVLGGLLYVAGVCMLCVNTLMTWFGRPSTYEVPVYTAAPLSKSYRDSKPETKDDEYKDVPMLDLGKGMSVWAKMGWHRRWERLPVTFTILVTIAVVSATLFELIPTFLIRSNVPTIATVEPYTPLELYGRHIYVSEGCYNCHSQMIRPMVAETKRYGEYSKPGEFVYDRPFQWGSRRIGPDLAREGGRQSSFWHWRHFENPEEVSPGSVMPSYRHLLDSELKFSAIAPHVKAAWHLGAPYSDDDLHNTEEVAYKQAERIAAEIVSQGGPANTMDRQAVALIAYLQRIGVDLFKTPEPENADAEGGEEAAAEADADVAEITAGAESATR
- a CDS encoding leucine-rich repeat domain-containing protein → MLLLFASLGCTPATDTPAPDTPAEPPELARHEPLRENDKRHPEATVATQLAAGRSGQSDRLEFRATVIDDRAFEAIGGKDTWLKTVIADRGKVTDEGLKSIAALPHLTHLRLRQSPISDVGMRLLAEAPKLQILNLPQCDATAEGVASLASLKSLRNLRLGGTRLTAETAPAIGQLKSLRALHLIGVPIDDAGLREIAALPHLRSLYLDDAKVSDDGWTWFQENHPQIHVHVNQRHLDRSIPDHDQPD